From the Sorghum bicolor cultivar BTx623 unplaced genomic scaffold, Sorghum_bicolor_NCBIv3 super_28, whole genome shotgun sequence genome, one window contains:
- the LOC110431499 gene encoding cuticle collagen 40-like produces the protein MRYGNGGAGADCAASDVNPDHAAGQGVAEPACAAKDAAPQTTDQPAVTAAATGAEGESTPASAAASTPPRDGEAARTAPPSSVAEGEDRAPTPPPAEERGVPTPPWAGASSSAGSPGLVQGPVMPATTNGGGAANEETQAACDDEVEEIEGRPRDGRQHV, from the exons ATGCGTTACGGaaacgggggcgcaggtgccgactg cgcggcgtcggacgtcaaccctGACCATGCCGCCGGCCAGGGGGTGGCCGAGCCTGCTTGTGCTGCTAAGGACGCGGCGCCGCAGACCACAGACCAGCCTGCGGTGACGGCTGCTGCTACAGGCGCCGAGGGAGAGTCTACCCCGGCGAGTGCCGCGGCGAGCACTCCGCCGAGGGATGGGGAGGCAGCAAGGACCGCTCCCCCGAGTAGCGTCGCGGAAGGGGAAGacagagccccgacccctcccccTGCCGAAGAGAGGGGGGTCCCAACGCCACCTTGGGCAGGGGCCTCTTCGTCCGCGGGCTCCCCGGGCCTGGTCCAGGGGCcggtgatgcctgcgaccacgaATGGTGGCGGTGCAGCAAAcgaggaaacccaggcggcctgcgacgacgaggtggaggaaatTGAAGGTCGCCCCCGTGATGGTCGCCAGCAC GTTTAg